A stretch of Microbacterium sp. 4R-513 DNA encodes these proteins:
- a CDS encoding type II toxin-antitoxin system PemK/MazF family toxin has protein sequence MSPRRSLLGALKSLLTPSRRTPATTTSHGDGRSGFAATIEIAPPAAKALRITYQPDLDGDPDAGEIIWTWVPYAERDGRGKDRPVLVIGRLDDSRVYAVRLTSKSHDGDRDFLAIGSGPWDPQGRPSWVDIEQLYTVHSAGMRREASALDLERFTRVASALHQRYGWAVEGA, from the coding sequence ATGAGCCCGCGCCGCAGCCTCCTCGGAGCCCTGAAGAGCCTTCTGACGCCGTCCCGGCGCACTCCGGCGACGACGACGTCCCACGGCGACGGCCGCTCCGGCTTCGCCGCGACGATCGAGATCGCACCGCCGGCCGCGAAGGCGCTCCGGATCACCTATCAGCCCGACCTCGACGGCGATCCCGACGCGGGCGAGATCATCTGGACCTGGGTGCCGTACGCGGAGCGAGACGGACGCGGCAAGGACCGCCCCGTCCTCGTCATCGGACGCCTGGACGACTCGCGCGTGTACGCGGTGCGCCTCACCTCCAAGTCCCACGACGGCGATCGGGACTTCCTCGCGATCGGATCGGGTCCGTGGGACCCGCAGGGACGACCGTCCTGGGTCGACATCGAGCAGCTCTACACCGTGCACTCCGCAGGCATGCGGCGCGAGGCATCCGCTCTCGACCTCGAGCGGTTCACGCGCGTGGCAAGCGCTTTGCACCAGCGCTACGGCTGGGCGGTCGAGGGCGCCTGA
- a CDS encoding ammonium transporter — protein MDQGNTAFILIAAALVLLMTPGLAFFYGGLVKAKSVISMMMLSFGAMGLIGVLWVLYGYAVAFPKTADGQIQAPWAIDPAEFGLTSLLETPDGAAYPPLAFVAFQATFAIITVALVSGAIADRAKFGAWMIFATIWATIVYFPVASWVFNFGLADDGSFAYGGWITYGLQTWLGAGAIDFAGGTAVHINAGAAALALALVLGKRVGFQKGIQVPHNPPFVLLGAGLLWFGWFGFNAGSELAADNTAALAFVNTIAAPAAALLAWLIVEKIKDGKPTSVGAASGAVAGLVAITPACASLTPGWAILLGLIAGAVCALAIELKFKWGFDDSLDVVGIHLVGGLIGTLYIGFFATGVGLFTGGDGTQLLVQAIAAFSVLIYSFVLAYAIGWIIQKTIGFRVKNEDEIAGIDTVVHGEEGYVLTDTRG, from the coding sequence ATGGATCAAGGCAACACCGCATTCATCCTCATCGCAGCCGCCCTCGTCCTCCTCATGACGCCGGGACTGGCGTTCTTCTACGGCGGACTCGTGAAGGCCAAGAGCGTCATCAGCATGATGATGCTGAGCTTCGGCGCCATGGGTCTCATCGGCGTGCTCTGGGTGCTCTACGGCTACGCCGTGGCGTTCCCGAAGACCGCCGACGGACAGATCCAGGCGCCGTGGGCGATCGACCCCGCCGAGTTCGGCCTCACGAGCCTGCTCGAGACGCCTGACGGCGCGGCGTACCCGCCCCTCGCTTTCGTCGCCTTCCAGGCGACGTTCGCGATCATCACCGTCGCGCTCGTCTCGGGCGCGATCGCCGACCGGGCCAAGTTCGGCGCATGGATGATCTTCGCGACGATCTGGGCGACGATCGTCTACTTCCCGGTGGCGAGCTGGGTTTTCAACTTCGGCCTCGCCGACGACGGCAGCTTCGCCTACGGAGGCTGGATCACCTACGGTCTGCAGACCTGGTTGGGCGCCGGCGCGATCGACTTCGCGGGCGGCACGGCGGTCCACATCAACGCCGGTGCCGCAGCCCTCGCCCTGGCTCTCGTCCTCGGCAAGCGCGTCGGCTTCCAGAAGGGCATCCAGGTGCCCCACAACCCGCCGTTCGTGCTCCTCGGCGCCGGCCTCCTGTGGTTCGGGTGGTTCGGCTTCAACGCCGGATCGGAGCTCGCCGCCGACAACACGGCCGCTCTCGCGTTCGTCAACACGATCGCCGCTCCCGCGGCGGCCCTGCTCGCGTGGCTCATCGTCGAGAAGATCAAGGACGGCAAGCCCACTTCGGTCGGCGCCGCCTCCGGCGCCGTTGCAGGCCTCGTCGCGATCACCCCGGCGTGCGCCTCGCTCACGCCGGGATGGGCCATCCTCCTCGGCCTCATCGCCGGCGCCGTCTGCGCTCTCGCGATCGAGCTCAAGTTCAAGTGGGGCTTCGACGACTCGCTCGACGTCGTGGGCATCCACCTGGTCGGCGGCCTCATCGGCACGCTGTACATCGGCTTCTTCGCGACCGGCGTCGGACTGTTCACGGGCGGCGACGGCACGCAGCTGCTCGTCCAGGCGATCGCCGCCTTCTCCGTGCTCATCTACTCGTTCGTGCTCGCGTACGCCATCGGCTGGATCATCCAGAAGACGATCGGATTCCGCGTCAAGAACGAGGACGAGATCGCCGGCATCGACACCGTCGTGCACGGCGAGGAGGGCTACGTCCTCACCGACACCCGCGGCTGA
- a CDS encoding alpha/beta fold hydrolase, which produces MTALAVNRRLHVDEPHFLRTEDGVALTLIHVRGPHEPTKGPVLLVHGAGMRAESFRPPAIRSLVDVLLEDGRDVWMLNWRGSTDLARIPWTLDDVARYDHPAAVRHVSEQTGSTAIKAIAHCQGSTSLSMAVVAGLVPEIETVVSNSVSLHPVLPGFAKVKLGVLRPLFQGREPYVDVAWGDGPERGIRRATRNAVRLWHVECREPSCNMASFALGSGHPALWHHRNLDAATHKWLSGEFGQIPMSVYTQLAKSARAGQIVAIQPRDGMPLRYASAPPKSEARFALFTGADNRAFLPASQRATYAYLAEHQPGRHSVRVIRGYGHADVFVGHRAHIDVFPHFVAALDGAPI; this is translated from the coding sequence ATGACCGCGCTCGCCGTCAACCGTCGGCTGCACGTCGACGAACCGCATTTCCTCCGCACCGAGGACGGCGTCGCGCTCACCCTCATCCACGTGCGTGGCCCGCACGAGCCGACGAAGGGGCCGGTGCTCCTCGTCCACGGCGCCGGGATGCGTGCCGAGTCGTTCCGCCCGCCGGCGATCCGATCCCTCGTCGACGTCCTCCTCGAAGACGGACGCGACGTCTGGATGCTGAACTGGCGAGGCTCGACCGACCTCGCGCGCATCCCGTGGACCCTCGATGATGTGGCCCGGTACGACCACCCCGCCGCCGTGCGCCATGTCTCGGAGCAGACCGGTTCGACCGCGATCAAGGCCATCGCGCACTGCCAAGGCTCGACGAGTCTCAGCATGGCGGTCGTGGCGGGGCTCGTGCCCGAAATCGAGACGGTGGTCTCGAACTCGGTCTCGCTCCATCCCGTCCTGCCGGGTTTCGCGAAGGTCAAGCTGGGCGTCCTGCGCCCCCTCTTCCAGGGCCGCGAGCCCTACGTCGACGTCGCCTGGGGCGACGGGCCGGAGCGAGGCATCCGTCGTGCGACGCGCAATGCCGTACGGCTGTGGCATGTGGAGTGCCGAGAACCCTCCTGCAACATGGCGAGCTTCGCGCTCGGCTCGGGTCATCCCGCCCTCTGGCATCACCGCAACCTCGACGCTGCCACGCACAAGTGGCTGAGCGGCGAGTTCGGCCAGATCCCGATGAGCGTCTATACGCAGCTCGCGAAGTCCGCGCGCGCGGGCCAGATCGTGGCGATCCAGCCCCGGGACGGGATGCCGCTCCGCTATGCGAGCGCGCCGCCGAAGTCGGAGGCGCGCTTCGCCCTCTTCACGGGTGCGGACAACCGCGCGTTTCTGCCCGCAAGCCAGCGCGCCACCTACGCCTATCTCGCTGAGCATCAGCCCGGTCGCCACTCCGTGCGCGTGATCCGCGGCTATGGGCACGCCGACGTCTTTGTCGGCCACCGCGCGCACATCGACGTCTTCCCCCATTTCGTGGCGGCCCTCGACGGGGCGCCGATCTAA
- a CDS encoding GMC family oxidoreductase, with product MGAQVEHVDAVVVGSGFGASVSAFRLAEAGRSVVVLERGRAYPPGSFARSPYEMSRAFWEPKDELFGLFDIRSFRKIEGIVSAGLGGGSLIYANVLLRKDERWFVHDSPLPGGGYENWPIGRSDLDRHYDAVEAMMTPTTNPYPDLPKSKALRDAATSLGLESFDPPLAISFSSRRGAPAQPKQIIEEPAYGNLHGATRLTCRLCGECDIGCNEGSKNTLDHNYLSAAKAKGAEIRTLADVFGITPLPDGGYEVRYTQYGTDPEADGKRGRVEVRITCEQLFLGAGTFGSTTLLLRNRVALPALGRALGSRFSGNGDLLTFSLAAQAASDSGQMRLIDPAYGPVITTAIRKPDGVDEEGAGRGYYVQEAGFPEFANWLIETSQVTSSMKRAAAVVRQLISYRLKNTNESTISAEVAKLVGQGRLTSSSLPLLGMGRDTPDGRITLTDGELDVEWTTATSEAYFDSMRSTMRDISDTLGGRFRDNPLWWTKRVITVHPLGGAPMGRHVHEGVVDSWNESFGHPGLFVVDGSAVPGPVGPNPSLTIAAMADRAVERVLEQPRKKGRPASAAAAPVEEPEPVAPADPIAGRGMEFTEKMRGFIALGQTDSRTGWRMGRQLTQRFMFKLTITAPDVERFVGTEDHTAVAKGYVDSDILGGQLPVQRGWANLFVDTEHDGTREMRYRLWFSDMSGTPITMYGFKTVRDDPGFDIWTDTSTLYIRLLKGHVPPGPNGADDGTGEVIAAGMLRILPADFARQLTTFKGSGRGPIASIARFGTFFTKSVMDAYLPPASEKGPSPRQEAGR from the coding sequence GTGGGGGCACAGGTGGAGCACGTCGACGCCGTCGTGGTGGGCTCCGGGTTCGGCGCATCGGTGTCGGCGTTCCGGCTCGCGGAGGCAGGACGCTCGGTCGTGGTGCTGGAGCGCGGCCGGGCATACCCGCCCGGCAGCTTCGCGCGCAGCCCGTATGAGATGAGCCGCGCCTTCTGGGAGCCGAAGGACGAGCTCTTCGGGCTCTTCGACATCAGATCGTTCCGCAAGATCGAGGGGATCGTCTCGGCGGGGCTGGGCGGCGGATCGCTCATCTACGCCAACGTGCTCCTGCGCAAGGACGAGCGCTGGTTCGTGCACGACTCGCCGCTCCCGGGCGGCGGGTACGAGAACTGGCCGATCGGCCGCAGCGACCTGGACCGGCACTACGACGCCGTCGAGGCGATGATGACGCCGACGACGAACCCGTATCCCGATCTCCCCAAGTCGAAGGCGCTTCGGGATGCCGCCACCAGCCTGGGTCTCGAGAGCTTCGACCCTCCCCTCGCGATCTCGTTCTCGTCGCGGCGGGGTGCCCCGGCGCAGCCCAAGCAGATCATCGAGGAGCCCGCGTACGGCAACCTCCACGGTGCGACGCGTCTGACCTGCCGGCTCTGCGGCGAGTGCGACATCGGCTGCAACGAGGGGTCGAAGAACACGCTCGACCACAACTACCTCTCGGCGGCGAAGGCGAAGGGCGCTGAGATCCGCACACTCGCCGACGTCTTCGGCATCACGCCGCTGCCGGACGGCGGGTACGAGGTGCGCTACACGCAGTACGGCACCGACCCCGAGGCCGACGGCAAGCGGGGTCGTGTGGAAGTGCGGATCACGTGCGAGCAGCTGTTCCTCGGCGCCGGGACGTTCGGCTCGACGACCCTGCTGCTGCGCAACCGGGTCGCCCTGCCCGCGCTCGGGCGTGCGCTGGGCAGCCGCTTCAGCGGCAACGGCGACCTTCTGACGTTCTCCCTCGCGGCGCAGGCGGCGTCGGACTCGGGGCAGATGCGGCTCATCGACCCGGCGTACGGTCCGGTCATCACGACGGCGATCCGCAAGCCGGACGGCGTGGATGAAGAGGGAGCGGGCCGCGGCTACTACGTGCAGGAGGCCGGCTTCCCCGAGTTCGCGAACTGGCTCATCGAGACATCGCAGGTCACCTCGTCGATGAAGCGCGCGGCCGCCGTGGTGCGTCAGCTGATCTCGTATCGCCTGAAGAACACGAATGAGTCGACCATCTCGGCCGAGGTCGCCAAGCTCGTCGGGCAGGGGCGGCTCACCTCCAGCTCGCTCCCTCTCCTCGGCATGGGTCGCGACACTCCGGACGGCAGGATCACCCTCACCGACGGCGAGCTCGACGTGGAGTGGACCACAGCGACGAGCGAGGCCTACTTCGACTCGATGCGCAGCACGATGCGCGACATCTCCGACACGCTCGGCGGACGCTTCCGCGACAACCCCCTCTGGTGGACGAAGCGCGTCATCACGGTCCACCCGCTCGGCGGAGCGCCGATGGGCCGTCACGTCCACGAGGGCGTCGTCGACAGCTGGAACGAGTCGTTCGGGCACCCCGGGCTCTTCGTCGTCGACGGCTCGGCCGTACCGGGCCCCGTCGGCCCGAACCCCTCCCTCACGATCGCCGCGATGGCCGACCGGGCCGTCGAGCGCGTCCTCGAGCAGCCCAGGAAGAAGGGGCGTCCCGCCTCTGCCGCGGCGGCACCTGTCGAGGAGCCGGAACCCGTCGCGCCGGCCGATCCCATCGCGGGCCGCGGCATGGAGTTCACCGAGAAGATGCGCGGCTTCATCGCTCTGGGCCAGACCGACTCCCGGACCGGATGGCGGATGGGGCGCCAGCTCACGCAGCGCTTCATGTTCAAGCTCACGATCACGGCGCCGGACGTCGAGCGCTTCGTCGGCACGGAGGATCACACCGCCGTCGCGAAGGGCTACGTCGACAGCGACATCCTCGGCGGGCAGCTCCCGGTGCAGCGGGGCTGGGCGAACCTCTTCGTCGACACCGAGCACGACGGCACGCGCGAGATGCGCTACCGGCTGTGGTTCAGCGACATGTCGGGCACCCCCATCACGATGTACGGCTTCAAGACCGTGCGCGACGACCCTGGCTTCGATATCTGGACCGACACCTCGACGCTCTACATCAGGCTTCTCAAGGGGCACGTCCCCCCAGGGCCGAACGGCGCCGACGACGGCACCGGCGAGGTGATCGCGGCGGGAATGCTCCGCATCCTCCCCGCCGACTTCGCGCGGCAGCTCACGACGTTCAAGGGCTCGGGACGTGGTCCGATCGCATCGATCGCGCGGTTCGGCACCTTCTTCACGAAGTCCGTGATGGATGCCTACCTCCCGCCCGCCTCGGAGAAGGGGCCCTCGCCCCGCCAGGAGGCCGGCCGATGA
- a CDS encoding DNA alkylation repair protein yields MSSALPDAIRAALRAAADAERAPGQQAYMKSAMPFYGVAVPEVRRLTRAAAQRTTDASALLSASRQLWDEASHREERYAAMALLALRPLRADPAVLPLAEHMVRTGQWWDITDELAHRLAEALDARPDETAALVRRWAVDDDFWMRRLAILAQLGRRDRVDPDLLTDAIEPNTADGEFFIRKAIGWALREYARVQPDWVRRFVAHHDLSALTVREALKHIGPAG; encoded by the coding sequence ATGAGCAGCGCCCTTCCCGATGCGATCCGCGCGGCACTGCGGGCAGCGGCCGACGCGGAGCGCGCGCCCGGCCAGCAGGCCTACATGAAGTCGGCGATGCCGTTCTACGGCGTGGCTGTGCCGGAGGTGCGGCGCCTCACGCGCGCTGCAGCGCAGCGGACGACGGATGCCTCGGCCCTTCTCTCGGCGTCGCGGCAGCTGTGGGACGAGGCATCCCATCGCGAAGAGCGCTACGCCGCGATGGCGCTGCTCGCCCTCCGGCCGCTGAGGGCCGATCCGGCCGTGCTGCCGCTGGCGGAGCACATGGTGCGCACGGGACAGTGGTGGGACATCACAGACGAGCTGGCGCACCGGCTGGCCGAGGCGCTCGATGCGCGACCGGACGAGACCGCGGCGCTCGTGCGGCGGTGGGCCGTCGACGACGACTTCTGGATGCGCCGCCTCGCGATCCTCGCCCAGCTCGGGCGGCGCGATCGGGTCGACCCTGACCTGCTGACCGATGCGATCGAGCCGAACACGGCGGACGGGGAGTTCTTCATCCGCAAAGCGATCGGGTGGGCGCTGCGCGAGTACGCGCGGGTTCAGCCGGACTGGGTGCGCCGCTTCGTCGCCCACCACGACCTGAGCGCCCTCACCGTGCGCGAGGCGCTCAAGCACATCGGACCGGCAGGTTAG
- a CDS encoding M23 family metallopeptidase produces MPPSQEPGTDYACAPGTTVRCAADGWVIDRKLTNSGAMGRYITVALDDGRTVRYLHLSSPWARVGDRVAAGQGIAASGASGFGSDQGYGAHVHVTLWPGAAWAATPIDFHAHAGAASASLAAVAVRRPRATQPREEETEMKTIRRPEGTIFFADEIGADHVGSYRTPDIGLGEFLESMSKVFGATEEVSAREFDIAVAIAQRRWAAKRAEIVNEVVAKLTPIVAGAQPVIDPALIRDAILSTLDGLDAGLDPATIDAIANNIANDQHDRMSGMPDRFPTEPLPDRGSRHD; encoded by the coding sequence GTGCCACCCTCCCAGGAGCCGGGCACTGATTACGCGTGCGCGCCGGGCACCACGGTGCGCTGCGCGGCGGACGGATGGGTCATCGACCGCAAGCTCACCAACAGCGGAGCGATGGGCAGGTACATCACGGTCGCGCTGGACGACGGCCGAACGGTCCGGTACCTCCACCTCTCGAGCCCGTGGGCCCGGGTCGGGGACCGGGTCGCTGCAGGTCAAGGGATCGCGGCATCGGGCGCCTCCGGGTTCGGATCGGATCAGGGTTATGGGGCGCATGTGCATGTGACGCTGTGGCCCGGCGCCGCCTGGGCTGCGACCCCGATCGACTTCCACGCGCACGCCGGGGCGGCCTCCGCATCGCTCGCTGCGGTCGCGGTCCGCCGGCCACGCGCCACCCAGCCACGAGAGGAAGAGACGGAGATGAAGACCATTCGGCGTCCCGAGGGGACGATCTTCTTCGCGGACGAGATCGGCGCCGACCATGTCGGTTCCTATCGCACGCCCGATATCGGACTCGGAGAGTTCCTCGAATCGATGTCCAAGGTCTTCGGCGCGACGGAGGAGGTGAGCGCCCGCGAGTTCGACATCGCTGTGGCGATCGCGCAGCGCCGCTGGGCTGCGAAGCGGGCCGAGATCGTCAACGAGGTGGTCGCGAAGCTCACGCCGATCGTGGCGGGTGCGCAGCCAGTGATCGACCCGGCTCTGATCCGCGATGCCATCCTCTCCACCCTCGACGGCCTGGACGCCGGCCTCGATCCGGCGACGATCGACGCGATCGCCAACAACATCGCCAACGACCAGCACGACCGCATGAGCGGGATGCCGGACCGGTTCCCGACCGAGCCCCTGCCCGACCGCGGCAGCCGTCACGACTGA
- a CDS encoding sulfurtransferase, with product MSVEFDTSSPKFADYAEPGRLVTGDWLQARLGQPGLVVVESDEDVLLYETGHIPGAVKVDWHTELNDPVVRDYVDGEGFAELLSRKGIRRDDTVVIYGDKNNWWAAYALWVFSLFGHEDVRLLDGGRDKWIAEGRPLTTDASTLEPTDYPVVERDDSTLRAYKEDVVAHFGNPLIDVRSPEEYNGSRTSAPAYPEEGALRAGHIPSAQSVPWARAVAADGGFKTRAELDAIYRGDAGLQDGDDIVAYCRIGERSSHTWFVLHHLLGFERVRNYDGSWTEWGSAVRVPIATGDEPGEVPGR from the coding sequence TTGTCCGTCGAGTTCGACACCTCGTCCCCCAAGTTCGCCGACTACGCCGAGCCCGGCCGCCTCGTCACGGGCGACTGGCTGCAGGCGCGGCTCGGTCAGCCGGGTCTCGTGGTCGTCGAGTCGGACGAGGACGTGCTCCTCTATGAGACCGGCCACATCCCCGGTGCGGTGAAAGTCGACTGGCACACCGAGCTGAACGACCCGGTCGTGCGCGACTACGTCGACGGCGAGGGATTCGCCGAGCTGCTGAGCCGCAAGGGCATCCGGCGCGACGACACCGTGGTCATCTACGGCGACAAGAACAACTGGTGGGCCGCGTACGCGCTCTGGGTGTTCTCCCTGTTCGGCCACGAGGACGTGCGCCTCCTCGACGGCGGCCGCGACAAGTGGATCGCGGAGGGTCGTCCTCTGACGACGGATGCCTCGACCCTCGAGCCGACGGACTATCCGGTCGTCGAGCGCGACGACTCGACCCTCCGCGCCTACAAGGAGGACGTGGTCGCCCATTTCGGCAACCCGCTCATCGACGTCCGCTCCCCCGAGGAGTACAACGGCTCGCGCACGTCCGCGCCCGCCTATCCGGAGGAGGGAGCGCTCCGCGCCGGGCACATCCCGTCGGCCCAGAGCGTCCCGTGGGCCCGCGCCGTGGCGGCGGACGGCGGCTTCAAGACCCGCGCCGAGCTCGATGCGATCTACCGCGGCGACGCGGGCCTGCAGGACGGCGACGACATCGTCGCCTACTGCCGCATCGGCGAGCGGTCGAGTCACACCTGGTTCGTCCTGCACCACCTCCTCGGCTTCGAGCGGGTCCGCAACTACGACGGCTCGTGGACCGAATGGGGCAGCGCGGTCCGGGTGCCGATCGCGACGGGCGACGAGCCGGGCGAGGTCCCGGGCCGCTGA
- the zapE gene encoding cell division protein ZapE translates to MTTTASGIVHLTQRMPHVSGAEMVEALVPPPQFDGATFESYRADPSFPSQQEAKDTLMAFSGRGQPVAKGGFFRRAKKGPELKPGVYLDGGFGVGKTHLLAAIYHALPARRKYFGSFIEYTALVGALGYQNTVELFRGSDLLCIDEFELDDPGDTMVMTRLLGELVAGGTRMAATSNTPPNALGEGRFAAQDFLREIHAMSANFQTLRIDGTDYRQRAIDGHAAVLTDSEYERTVTDAAARGVASDDAFPAFIDHLSRVHPSRYIRLIEGLSTIGLRDVAELDDQSAALRFVAFVDRAYDAQIPIRATGVSLDQVFGEEMLGGGYRKKYLRAISRLVALTHD, encoded by the coding sequence ATGACCACGACGGCTTCCGGAATCGTGCACCTGACCCAGCGCATGCCTCACGTGTCGGGCGCCGAGATGGTCGAGGCCCTCGTGCCGCCGCCGCAGTTCGACGGCGCGACCTTCGAGTCGTACCGTGCCGACCCGTCCTTCCCTTCGCAGCAGGAGGCCAAGGACACGCTCATGGCCTTCTCGGGCAGGGGCCAGCCGGTCGCGAAGGGCGGCTTCTTCCGCCGCGCCAAGAAGGGTCCGGAGCTCAAGCCCGGCGTCTATCTCGACGGCGGCTTCGGGGTCGGCAAGACGCACCTCCTCGCGGCGATCTACCACGCGCTGCCCGCACGCCGGAAGTACTTCGGCTCGTTCATCGAGTACACGGCCCTCGTCGGCGCTCTCGGCTACCAGAACACCGTGGAGCTGTTCCGCGGCTCCGACCTGCTCTGCATCGACGAGTTCGAACTCGACGACCCGGGCGACACGATGGTGATGACGCGGCTGCTCGGCGAGCTCGTCGCCGGCGGCACACGCATGGCCGCGACATCCAACACCCCTCCCAACGCGCTCGGCGAGGGCCGGTTCGCGGCGCAGGACTTCCTGCGCGAGATCCACGCGATGTCCGCCAACTTCCAGACGCTGCGGATCGACGGCACCGACTACCGCCAGCGCGCGATCGACGGGCACGCCGCCGTGCTCACCGACTCCGAGTACGAGAGGACGGTGACGGATGCCGCGGCCCGCGGCGTCGCGTCGGACGACGCCTTCCCGGCATTCATCGATCACCTGTCGCGCGTGCACCCGAGCCGGTACATCAGGCTCATCGAAGGGCTCTCGACGATCGGCCTGCGGGACGTCGCCGAGCTCGACGACCAGTCGGCCGCCTTGCGCTTCGTCGCGTTCGTCGACCGTGCCTACGACGCCCAGATCCCGATCCGGGCCACCGGCGTCTCACTCGACCAGGTTTTCGGCGAGGAGATGCTCGGCGGCGGGTACCGCAAGAAGTACCTGCGCGCAATCTCGCGCCTGGTGGCATTGACGCACGACTGA
- a CDS encoding KTSC domain-containing protein, with protein sequence MESTVIRAVGYDTATAVLEIEFTSGDVYRYYAVPPSAHRALIGAESAGRFFAEKIRHVYPTERVR encoded by the coding sequence GTGGAGTCGACGGTCATCCGCGCGGTGGGCTACGACACGGCGACGGCGGTGCTCGAGATCGAGTTCACCTCCGGCGATGTGTACCGCTACTACGCCGTCCCGCCCTCCGCTCATCGCGCCCTGATCGGGGCGGAGAGCGCCGGGCGCTTCTTCGCGGAGAAGATCCGGCACGTCTATCCGACCGAGCGGGTGAGGTAG
- a CDS encoding SufE family protein has translation MTEAVLPETLAEIRDEFLELPEADRLQLLLEFSNELPDVPSEYDDHPELRERVAECQSPVYIILDVAPDGRVAMHATAPKEAPTTRGFASILVQGISGLTADEVLAIPDDFPQSIGLTRAVSPLRIAGMTGMLMRAKRQVRAKLVA, from the coding sequence ATGACCGAAGCCGTCCTTCCCGAGACCCTCGCCGAGATCCGCGACGAGTTCCTCGAGCTGCCCGAGGCCGATCGGCTGCAGCTGCTGCTCGAGTTCTCGAACGAGCTCCCGGACGTGCCGTCCGAGTACGACGACCACCCCGAGCTCCGGGAGCGCGTGGCGGAGTGCCAGTCGCCGGTCTACATCATCCTCGACGTCGCCCCCGATGGGCGGGTCGCGATGCATGCGACCGCGCCGAAGGAGGCCCCGACGACGCGCGGGTTCGCGAGCATCCTGGTTCAGGGGATCTCGGGCCTCACGGCCGACGAGGTGCTGGCGATCCCCGACGACTTCCCGCAGAGCATCGGCCTCACGCGCGCCGTCTCGCCGTTGCGCATCGCCGGCATGACCGGCATGCTCATGCGCGCCAAGCGCCAGGTGCGGGCGAAGCTGGTGGCGTGA